The genomic window aattcgccctgtgcctagggactaattcacccctttctcaaaaacgcacccctttaaatggtagcactccgcggttgtttcatatttagaggtccattgactatatgaaacaataaaaccccgttaacgttgtagttcctttctaaaaaacataatcaatagcctatcatAGGGAAAGAATATTATGGTTTGAGTagtaatttttatatatttttggatTCGATTTGTTCTTCTGTCAGTGGTACTACAACCCAAATTTTTCTTCTTCTCATAGCACTACAACCCGGAGTGGGTCTTAGCTAACTGCACAACTCTTTTGTTACTAAGTCTAACATTGTTTTACTAGTAACTCATCTAGTTTTGATCAATGTACAAATGATGGCTTACTTTTTAGGAGGAATTAAAAGATCCCAACGTATGTGCCTATATGGTTGAACCAATCCAAGGAGAAGCCGGTATTAGAGTACCATCTCCAGGTTATTTAAAAGGCGTCAGAGAACTCTGCACCAAATACAACGTCCTTTGGATTGCCGATGAAATCCAAACTGGTTTAGGAAGAACTGGAAAAAGACTGGCTGTAGATTACGAAAATGTCAAGCCTGATATTCTGGTCCTTGGAAAGGCGCTGGGAGGTGGGGTTTATCCAGTGTCAGCTTGCTTAGCTAACGATGATGTTATGTTGGTGATTGAACCAGGTAAGATTACGCTTTAACATAATAGTAAAAACCTCTTACTTTTCAAGAGTCTTTAGGAAGATCATTTACTGTATAAAGTGATATTATAAATCTCTCCCCATGAGTTCGGAAATCGTATTCCTTTCGATGCGGATTTAACCTTGAAAACCAATTAATGGTCACATGGTGCCAAGTCGGGAAAATAAGACGGACGGTCTAACATTTGTTAGAAGCATTTTTAGTTGCAAATATTAAACTGAGATTCGCTACAGCCAAAAGAAAGAACCAGAAGGCATACAATAGAAGAACTCGATATGGATTTTATTTCCAGAGAAATAAATACTTCACTTGGGACCAGATTCTGATTACTTCGGTATTCGTGGTTTGTACTATTTGCAAACCAAACGAACGATAAATTAAAGAAGACTCGGGGAAGTCTACGATTTGCACTTCATATCTTGAATTGGCATTGGGAGACAGATTATTTTTCTTTTCGTTCAGAGGTAACTATATATACCCCTCTGATGATTTCTAATGAAGGTAAAACGTACGTAAGTGATTCATGTTCGTCTCTGAACGAATTGAAGTATAAGATGTTTCTGATCTTCATTTTATATTCGTTTACTCCTATCTGAGTAGAGGGACCAAGAAATTGGTTGGAATTCTTACCTCGACGAATAGACAGGTAGTAACAGGCCCCAAAACTCATATTCTTGAATCTGAAGAGTACGAAGTTGGCGTCCATCTTAATATTTTGTAACTACACCTGGTATAAACTAATGCTTTCTTCCTTTCGTTTTAGGTACTCACGGATCCACCTTCGGAGGTAACCCTCTAGGTTCTAGAGTAGCAATTGTTTCCCTAGGAGTTTTAGAAGACGAGAACATCGCAGAAAACGCTTTCAACATGGGAGAGATCTTCAGAAGAGAGCTTCAAAgcaaattaaataaagatattgtAACGGAAGTTAGAGGAAAAGGTCTTTTGAACGCTGTAGTCATCAACAGAGGTAACATATCTTcaaaatagagtttttgatatttaTTAGTAGCATATAAGTTATTggtcttgaaaaaaaaaatagtaaaatcatttatgaaagaagtgaaagaagtatattaaagtgtgtaaatgtattttaatttccttagctaagcgctttcgacataaaagtcatcttcagagctaatggtcaatatataaaaagtaccggctacttaggaatgtattttcttgcatcgcattaagaaatttttaattcTGGTCCACTGTTCACTGTGGTCTGGTCCACAGTGGAccagaattaattaaaaatttcttaatgcgatgcaagaaaatacattcctaagtagccggtactttttatatattgaccattagctctgaagatgacttttatgtcgaaagcgcttagctaaggaaattaaaatacatttacacactttaatatacttctttcacctctttcattcatttcaagtgtgtacaaaacctatcagtctttcaaaatcatttatattttattaaaaaatcccacAAAATCACGAAACGTTTTGAACTAAAAAGTTCTTCATCAGAGCTTTTAACAGGTTTCTAACATGCTTGCCACCAAAATATATGGGTCAAAAAGCTTTAAATGTGTAATTATataatgtttacatttttatattaaattaaaaatgatgtttaaaatattcctagATACAATATCAAGCATCACAGAACTCCCCACAACAAGTGGGTTGCTTTGACCGGAGGTTATATCAAAGAATATAATATACTCAAAGGAGAGTATATAGTCTTTGGTTATAGCCTCACATTACGGACAGTAAGAAGCAACTGGAGTTATATCCAGACAGTAAGATGCCTGATGTTATATctaggaatattttaaacatcaatttcaatttaatataaaaaggTAAATATTCTATAATTTCACAACATTTAAAGCCTTTTCACGCatatacacttgagagcaaaataatcgactcacttgccGAATTGTACACTTTAGAAGTCTCGAATTtactaaatctgttgtccgatttaagtaattttttaagcatgttatagccttattcattaagaaaatcgatgtagcATTAtcgttgctagacaggtaaaggtcattttataaCGGGTGCAACAATCATACGGtggttttttcttaaagtttggaacaccctgtgtaatattctagtatatataaaatatgtatttaaattaaaactcaattgtatccttaggctttcttaacatcttgtttttgattcattcgcttatgttcgataataaaagagatatgtacttttatattacaaatgaggtatgctatttggtcttaatcaatatcattccaaatctcgagagctactgtttctacctcttgtacGGTTCTAGGAGGTTGAAAACGCTGTCGTGGTCTTCTGCCAATTATGCCCCACAAATTTTCGATcaggttaagatctggactatgcgatggccaatgcaaagtccgaagatttacctgttgtaaatattcggttacagttcGTGAACGTGGTCTTGaattatcgtgcattagcaaaaaattgttaccaatataaggagccgatagcatggtagctaagtccttCGCTATGTAAGATCACAAAAAAGGTCATTTAcctttttatattaaattgaaaattaaaattttaaataataaatctactaattttcacaacaaatcAGACACTTTTTGATTgttaacaatttgacatccattaaattgttaatttctcatagcctactttagACTTGTTTATTAgactaagcagaaaatgaggatttattgatgaaaaacatcgctagttgttaacgtacccaacttttttattatccaacataagcaaatgaatcaaaaaagaaaatgttaacaaagcctaaggctacaattgaattttaatttcCGAACTGGGTGTtcgggtgttccgaactttaagaaaaaaacacagtatgattgttacacccgtgTATTATAAAATAGGGCATTCTGTATAACATATGTTTAAAACTCGTTCAAAGTCATTAATcgatgtagtatctgttcttggattcaataaccgcGAGCAACATTGGATTGTcatgtttgttattatttaaaggtgtatataaacattaactcgggtGAGAAAGATATTATGATCCAGATTTAgtcatacggctcacactccctctaaggggaaaattgactcatcccaaatacctacggtatcaaaaggattgagctttggtgggactctttccgtgttatcgagccctaggtgacttggtatgcaggtgtatctcccaaaaattttcgtacacatctggccgttgcgagtagtactgctttctgcatggtcttataaagatgttcattaagacccagcttttttatgctttcgaggagggtcttcggaatgactccagtagtagacataataatcggtatcgtctgggtactttgcattctctattgtctccgtatttgaatttccagatctctgtacttggtgatcttttcagtaaatttagtacgtagattattgttgttaggaatcgccacatcaatgagggttgtttgtctcgttaatttattgactaatacgagatctggtctattatgcgcgactgtttggtctgtgagcacagtgccgtcccagtatagcttgtagttgccatcctcaagcatactctcagggacttattgataatatgggagatggtcggtttggagtagtcccagcttgatagctatctcctgatgaaggatttttcccactgcgtcatgccgttccttgtactcagttgcagcaaatgcctggcagctccctgtaagatgttggatggtttcttgggcttgacatccatatcggcatctgtcgttttgaacatgatggtctttgatgatatatttcaggtaatttctggttggtataacctgatcctgaatggccagtaatgaaccctccgtttcagggaacatctttcctgatgtcaaccagtagttcgacgctatattgtcgacataatcttggctgacctcattgggatgtcgcccgtgcagaggtttacccatccaggcgcgcactttttcgtccttagtaaggtggtttatgcgcagttctgcttcccttagttttatcggtgttgtgtcatctactgcgcagatatcgcgatgtagagtagatgtttcagcctgcacctgaaaataagatcttaaattagcaatttgtttgtctaattgctcacctatatccataagtcctcttcctcctaaattccgtggtaatgtcgttcgttctactgcacttttaggatggtgtttttgtgcctttgtgaggtgcgttcttacttttcgctgaagattttctatgttcgtttttgtccacttaacaatgccaaatgaatagctaagcgcggaacatgcgtaggtgtttagtgccttaaacaaatttctactattaaggtgtgagcgaagcagctgttttactcttcgtataaactcagtagttatctctgttttcatttgtttatggtcaattctccgcgcttgctttactccaagatatttatacatatcgttttcactcATGGCcacgatgttctggccattttgcctatcgaatcctccgggctgtacttttcctctgactatatttaaaatacggcacttgtctagtccgaagtctaatatcattagaaaaagtttctacagtttttaacatctcatcgagttggtttcgagtgaccattaatttcaaatcatccatatacaataaatgattaagcttcgccaccacattgttgttatttttgatgctaaaacctgcgtctgtggagttcaatagctgagatagtgggttcatacctagacagaaccacagtggactcaacgaatctccttgaaacaggccccggctgattgcgatattttcagtttcgatgttattttcaccaggtatttgaagatgaattctagtcttccactccgtcattatatgctctaaaaaggttaccatattatcatcgactttatatattctcaatatatctataagccattcatgcggcactgttGTAGTTAGCAAGTATACACGTGTAGGATAGGTCGCGATTATAAACAAGTTATATGTATTTGAATAGAAataagagttttaattaattgggaccagaaggcattAACATCACGCCGTAACGAGCCGGCCCTGTGCTTTTCCGACCCAGCGGGTAAGCGACGACCTTGAAGAATCGAATATTCATTCGATCCAAATCGAAGAGACTGCGCGCCAGAAGAAGAAGACACAAGACACGAGACGACGATACGAATCGGGGCGTGGGAAAAAGACGTTGAATTATGGTtgtatttctttattatattgtAGCATCTATTGTTATTCTAGCAATAGATTGTAGCATCTATTGTTAATCACGGAATAAATGTGGTGTAAATCGACAGGTAGTGCGTTTTACCTATAATACTTTTCCCTACCCGCCATTCGCTACTGCTCCTTTCTCGCCTCCTGGTGTCCATAAATTATCACATGAACCCGTATCCCTTTCACCCGTAATATCCTTACAACACATATTTATGACAGTAAAAAATGACCTTTACTtgtatagcaacaatattacatcgattttcttaaataataaggctataacatactaaaaaatcactcaaatcgtacaacagctttaggaaattcgatacTTCTAACGTGTACGATTCAACatgtgagtcgattattttgctctcaagtgtatttTGGTGGTTCAAGCATGTTACAATACCTGTATGCAACAATGTAAATGTtaacagcactgatgatgaactttttagttctaaaacgttctgtgatgtagccctttaagggaTTTTTACATAAAGTATacgttttataaaggattttactaatttttgGTGATtgatatacagccagctacaggaaatctttttccttgtggattttattgGTTTTGGTCTAGCATATGTTTTGTTTATAGGTGTAGCTGATGCGTGGGATGTATGTTTGAAGATGAAAGAGAACGGTCTTATTGCCAAACATACTCACGAAGACATCATTAGATTTGCCCCTCCTCTTGTTATTAACAAGGAACAACTCGAAGAATCTATTAACATTATTGTAAACACTATTAATGGCTTACAAAAATAAAGTGTATATTTTGTATCATAATTTTAGAGTATCCCTATTTTTGGTATTAGGTAATAACCTCTACACATGCTCTGACAAAACCACCCGACTGTCGGGGCTGACAACGTTGGGTCTTACTGTTGGAGCGTGTGTAGCACGACAAAAAGGAGTAATCCTGACAGTCAGGCTGACGGATTTTGTCGGGTGGTCTTGCTATTCTAACATCCTGACAAAATTTGTCGTCTCAGGAGGTGTGTAGCGTTGTTGGCCTGACCTTGACTCCAACATGGATGAATAATTGTTAATAATCTACACGGGTGGCTTTTGTAAAGCGGTGGACACAAATTACGTGTTAACTATGCTAAGGTCTCTAATATAAAGTAGGTACATAATTTACTACCTGGTgctgtatattttaaaaagttGCATTTTTTTACACCAATTATGACGCTAGACATTTCAAAATACCGCTTGTACACATTAGGTTTagaaaaaatgtaagtaaaatgaTAATTTTACATACAGCGTGTGctagccaaatggaataaattcaatagttcaatactattttttttcaattttttttttgaaaaatgccgagacctgtcgattagtattttaaatctaaattttttacatacaataataatgtatacagggtgtccctatttagagatatgacgtcatcgcaAATtgtcttaaatggcaacactgttattttaATGGCTATTTAGATAGAgcgtgtaaagttatacataactgcaaaatatcaaatttttattttctaacatttacaagataataaaaaataaagttatgtctgtaatgtGAAATAAACTTAATAGTtccaataataattgtttttttttgaaaaatgttcagacctgtcgattagtatttcaaatcgaaattttttacatacaaaaaataatgtatacagggtgtcccaacttggagatttaatgttattttttattatcttgtaaatgttaaggaataaaaatttaatattttgtagttatgcataactttacacaccctatcaaaatagctatcaaaatgacagtgttgccatttaaggaAATTAaattagaacaccctgtatacatgattattgtatgaaaaaaatttccatttgaaatatTAATCGACAGGTCtaatcatttttcaaaaaaaaattattatttgaactattgaatttattccaaattatagACATAACTTTGGTATTTTTTTATCTTGTAAACggcaaggaataaaaatttgatatttttcagtttttacacaccctatcaaaatagctatcaaaatgatagtgttgtcatttaagaaaatcaacgatgacgtcatatctctaaattgggacaccctgtataatgattattgtatgaaaaaaatttccatttgaaatactaatcgacaggcctaagcatttttcaaaaaaacaattattatttcaactattgaatttattccgtGTGGCTGACACCTGTATACCATTTACTGTATTATATATAACacgttgtttattttcttatttcCGTATTCGTTAATTATCTATTTATACACCGATGACGTCTTAACTATGAGAATTTACTACTTGGAGCTGTATATTTTAAAACGTTTATGtaagtaaaattataattttatgttTTCTCAGATAGTTTTGTCAGGATGTGTGTAGAGCTGACCCCGACAAAAAGGTAGGGGTGTAGATGGTTTAAACTACATCAAATCCAGTATGATACTGATATAGTGATGGATGCTAGTATACCACTTTAGTAGATAAGTAGACGCTTTATGAAAATCACCTTTGACCTCGTCCAGTCTATTATGCATTAAAACGACAAAAAGTAGAATATACCTCGATTATGTGTCAAAAATGTCCGTTTTGCGTAATAATCAGCAAAACGTAGGTTTTGGTAGAAAACGACCATCGTGTGTCaaaataacatttattataaGTAGATTATGTCTCAAAAAACGTTCTTTACGAGTCTAAATAGGCAAAGAACGTCGATTACGGACCAAAATACATTCAACATGCATTATAATCGTTAAAAGATATCGATAATGCGGAAAAAACCAAATTATGTGCCCAAATGAGCAAATAAAATGGAATATAGTAGATTATGCGCCAAAAAAACGTCCGTTACGCTTCAAAATAGGCAAAAAAGCATCGATTATGCGTTACAATCGGCTATATATCGGCAAAATCCATCGTCAAAATCCATCATGCGTCAAAATAATGTTTCTTTGCGCATCAAAATCAGCAAAAATAGCAGTCAAAATACattcaaaattagataaaatcgGTTAAAAGTGTCGACAAATATATCGACAAATCTATTTTTATGCACCAAAATCGACAAAAAATggccaataaaaataaaaaaacaaaatcttggTTTCTTTAATTTTTCGTATAAATTTTGAGGTTGTCTGTAAAAAgtttaaatacaaaatttgtagaTCTACATAGAAAATGAGTTATACATAAAGGAAAACAACAAATGTTACTTGCAAtagatttattttttatacaactATTAAGTATAAATAATTTCGAGATTATAGAGTAATACCATTTAATTAAATAACAGTCTTTAAAAATTGTACAGTTATATTTGCTCCATCATCCCACATTTTGAACACTTATTGACAGATTTAATATTCGATATTTACAAATACATTAAGGCAGCATGTAAGCGGGTGATCAACCTCAGAAAAACGTTCGACATTTTAACAAGAGAAACTTACAGCAAGTTAAAATTATTATCGGGCAACAATTTCCACGGGTCATCATACAAAAAACGGCCAAAAATGCATAGATTCCTCATAAACTCAGAATACGAAGCCGAAAAATCGcttgaaaaatcgaaaaataactGGGCGCTATTTTCTCTGGAAAAGGCGTaccatttctttgtggcatttttgaaattaactattctaattgggaagtaaaccacaatttaatttaaaaaaaaattattttattaacgtttcgactttcaattcggacgtcgttgtcaaaatacaaaatattaatgaatATGTAATACatatcaatattttgtattttgacaacgacgtccgaattggaagtcaaaataaaattatttttttcaaattaaattgtggcttatttcccaatgaaaacttttcgtttataaattcgcaaagtctgttcaTTCGTTTGGGCGTTGCCACCCCTGAAATATATAGAGACGATCTACCAATGGATTCTTATCTGATTCTGACTCCTAAATCCAAATCCTAAAACGGCATTTAGATATCACATAAACATCTTCGATATAACCGACTTCAAAGTCGAAAATCGTAACGTCACAATCCTTGGAGTATATTTTTTCTTTTCGACTGAGACAAATAAACGTCATATCGAAtttgaaacgtcaaataaacgttaatgtaaaattaaattgcTGCTTACTATTTTGTATATATAATTAAATAAGTAAtcatttcgttgtaaaacgaaacaagagccgtcttattttagttagttcagagagcacCAAAAGCACCCTGACCGGTTTCACTCCTTGTTAAGACATCATCAGagagcgcatatttgatttctCTCTGAACAACCAAAACTCGTGCTGCCAGCATCGATTTACAACGAAATAACCTGATGGTGTGGATGTCGTAACTATAAAAATCCTTTTAACCACTTCAAGTGCTGTATTTTGGCtatatgtgggcaaattttcagccaaatcgaagaTGATCTATTTTGGGAAttgaggaaaatgtaaaaaatggtattttaacgttttctacactaaaattttatcaaaaacttgtttttgaatcaaaataacgtgTTGTAATGCCTTATAATGACATATTTGAGTCCTTTCTAATAAAACATTGTCTTTTCTACTGATACTTGATGATAAAATttacaaatttgtttaaataaataccaaatcactgtaaaatcgctaaaaatgatattttgagaaaaaagaagaagactgttCGGGCTTAAATGCTTTAGTCTGAGCTTATTTTTACGTTCcacagaagctatataccaagttttagacaaatcggagatccaaaactTTTTTGGATCCAAAATTGGGTggtttgaaatggaatcaccctaAGCCTTTTCTATTCACCTCCTCGAGATATTCAAATTGAAAACTGTCGACCAGTAATTTTTCGATGTTTCACTGCTCCGTTTCTTGgggaaatacgaaaaaaaaaactatttgagGAAATGTCATCTTAAACAAAATCAACAAAATTGCGGTGTTGCCGTTCCGTTTTTTGTATTGGATCTCACTAAATAGACAGAAATAATCCAGACACAAACTGTAAGTTGCAcctctctttaaaatgacgtaaaGCGAACATTTTTCCAAATGACATTTTACCATATAAGCATTTTATATAAACATCAATAATGCTCTTCActaaatatacatttttttttcgtaaaatctaTCTTAGATATctataaaataaataacatatACACATCTAGTCGCATTCGAGAACTTAAAACTAATTACAGTATACCTAACCTAAATCACAACTGTTcagaaaaatatttcaaaatatccaTATGGctgtcattttttttaagtttcgtATGTCAAATGATATGGCGACGTGAAAGTATATTTTAAATGATGAAGACCTGGCACAAATTGTCTTGTTATAGAAGAATCTTTTAAGGggatttttactttttaaatttaaaaaatcgattttaaacatCATGGAAATACTGTCCAAAAATTTTGTTCTGAAATTCGAAATAGAAACGAAGTTATAGCTGTATTTATAACAGTACCTACTTGAGCTAAAACTCATTTTTATACAACAACGTGCGCGACGCCTAAGCTGTGCAGCTGGAACTCGACAGTTGGGTTCTAAACCTCTTCATAAAATCGCGTATAAAGATcataaaagtataaaaaaaaataactttttacaggtttatttattagttttaagTTTCACGAATTGAATCCCGTtgggattaaaaaataaaatgtgaaaggaATACAGAAAAGTGTCTTCCAAACTAAAAAGCATCTTTTGGAAGACGTCCTACGCAATGGTGAAAACAACTAAAAGTGCAAATTTTTTTGTTAcctcaaaattaaaaataatattaaaataaaactttttttgggATAAATTTTCTGGTAACGCCTTCGCGGTTTCTATAATTTGCAAACCATGCGAATACTGAGGCAAAGAAGGCTAGGGGAAATCTAAGAATTGCATCTCACTTCCTGCCTGCTCAGTATGgcaaaaattccaacgaaaacttgGTCCCACGTACTCAGTGAGGAGTAtactaatagaaataaataatagttttgcTGTAAAACGAAAACTAAAGAcgtcttatacagtatgtccctgtaagttggaaccatatggataacttttttattattaatttcacgaaaaaaagtcattctttataaaaagctctgcatggtctaaaacctgtgattcaaccatcagatatcaaattttatgaatattatacgaggtatgtcaaaaagtatgaatttcgctcaagagtaaagtagctttattttttacaatattgaaaattgctattatgaaaagttgttttgaattaagaactatattctaatatgc from Diabrotica virgifera virgifera chromosome 5, PGI_DIABVI_V3a includes these protein-coding regions:
- the LOC126884903 gene encoding ornithine aminotransferase, mitochondrial, which codes for MIPSRHAPRLLENAKSCINLSKKALSTEKVIHKEEKYAAHNYHPLPVALAKGQGVFVWDVEGKRYFDYLSGYSANNFGHCHPKIVKALQDQSAVLHHTSRAFFSDQLGEYAEVLTKLFGYDKVLPMNTGVEADDTACKLARKWGYRKKGIPKNQAKIIFGQDNFWGRSLAAVSASTDPTSYEDYGPFMPGFKIIPYDDLKALEEELKDPNVCAYMVEPIQGEAGIRVPSPGYLKGVRELCTKYNVLWIADEIQTGLGRTGKRLAVDYENVKPDILVLGKALGGGVYPVSACLANDDVMLVIEPGTHGSTFGGNPLGSRVAIVSLGVLEDENIAENAFNMGEIFRRELQSKLNKDIVTEVRGKGLLNAVVINRGVADAWDVCLKMKENGLIAKHTHEDIIRFAPPLVINKEQLEESINIIVNTINGLQK